The Cervus elaphus chromosome 12, mCerEla1.1, whole genome shotgun sequence DNA window GCCAGGCCCTGAGAGATAGGAAGACAAAGAGGCCTCAGAACAAATGAATCCCCCCAGTCCCTCAAGGACAGCCATGCTTACAGTTTCTATTCCACTTTAGCAGCAGATAACCCCCTGCAACCTCTCCACAAGCTGACTTGAGTCATAAGAGCCCTCTGCAATTCTCAAGGCCTTATTTCTCACCCAGCCCCACAACAGCACCTCTGCAGTGCTGTGGTTGACCTGGTCCCAGccccagtcttttttttcccaaagatttACTGATTTAACATTTTGGCTGTagtaggtcttcattgctacacagcTTTCGCTAGTTGCGACaagcgggagctactctctaggtgttatgctcaggcttctcatagTGGTGGTTTCCCTTctttcggagcacaggctctaggcgcactggcttcagtagctgtggcttgcGGTCTATAGAGTTttggttcagtagttgtggtgcactggcttagttgctctgtgccaTGTGGGAGCTTCCTGGCCTAGGGttcgaaccagtgtcccttgcattggaaggtgggttcttaaccactggaccaccagggaggcctcaGCCTGAGTCTTTGAAGGCAGCAAGTGATTGGGTCAAGCCTAGGACATTGGGCACTGCCATAGGTAGCAGTCATTTACAGTCCTGGAGTAGTCAGACCTCCCAGTGTGAAGACAAAGGGCCCCACGGGAGGAGGTAGCACTTGACTGCTCCCTCTTCCTTCCATGACCCTAAGCTGTTCTCATTCTCACCACTTCTTCCAAGGAAGCACCCAGTGAGCCTCCTCCAGTTCCAAGTGCTTGGCCAGGCTGTGGTGGAAAGCAGCTATCCCCACTCATCTCGCCTTGTCACTTGCTTTGTAGAATAGTTCTCTCTAAGACTGAAAGGAGAGATGGTACATGAGAGGGAAACTTCAGAAGGGTGAGGGAGAGTTGGAAGGAAGGGGTCAGTGAGATATCAGTGATTCCCTCTGGCTGACGTGTGGGGGGACCTTGCCCTCATTCAGATAATCCCTCCCTCCATGTCTGAAAGAGCCATCCAGAGAAACCCAGGGCATGGAGCAGTTCATGGAATGTGGCCGAGGACACATGACTGCAAAGTGAAGGGACCGCAGCAGGATGGACCCACACTCTCACCCCTCTGCCCAGTTGGCTCTTCTTAGAGCGTGAGGCACCTTCTGTTCCACCCTGAGGGGGTCCTTCCACTTCATGGGAAGCTGAGTGACCTGagccccctccctcagcctgTCTGCTTCTTCCCATTCATCATGCAGCAGTCACCATGACCATGACACTGTGGCTGAGGCTGGGAAGTGCTGGGTGCAGTAGACAGTGGTATCAGCAAGCGGCCTGTCTTCTTAGTCCAGCTGGCAGCAGGCAGTGGGGGCTACGATAGCTGAATATCCGTGGGCCAGGTCAGGTGGGGGCAGAAAGGAGGGGACTAGGGTAATGCAAAGGTCTCCCTGAAAATGGGGGCCTAGGAAACTTGGCAGATGGTGCTAAGGGACGGTGTGGGGGGCTTTCAGTGCCCATCCAAACTTCATCAGCATGCCCCCAAGGTGCCCCAGataagcatgattttttttttttttttttttggctgtaccatgcaacttgtgggattttagttctcccaccagggattgaacccaggccctcagcagtgaaagcacagaggtctaaccactgaaccaccagggaattcctccaaATAAGCACAATTTCATGAAAATGGCTTGTATGCTCCCTTTCTTTCCCATGACATCTAAGATTGAGATGCAGAGCCAagaaaagggatttgatttgatcCTCCCCTCTTGGTGGCACTTGGAAGTGTGGACAACCCACACATACAGGAGAAATCAGTGTTTTGGATCCCTGGCCCCCCTTTCTGGATAGACCAGTAGTGGGGTTTCTGCCCTGACCACAAGGCATAACCATGGAGATGGGCATCAGGGGTATGATAGGGAGTGAAATGTCTCAGCTAGCTTAGCGGTTGGGCTGGGAGAGAGGATGACAGGAAACTGGGTACCAGGATAGGAGCTAGAGGTGGAGTAGTTGTCTCTAGTCTGATGAACTGAACATAGTCTAGGCAGATGGTTAGAATAGGGAGtcttccccccactccccaccagtCTCTGATTTAATAAGTTGCCAGAGGAAGGGGGCTCAGGAATCTGCCCTGTTAGGAAGTGCATTAAGTAATTctgatgctggtggtggtggagagGTCTAGATGGGCTAGAGGTCTTCAGTTCCCCAAATCTGATAAATCATTCTCACCTTCACCTCCAAACAAATCTCTCCTTCATATCCTGGTTTCAAGTGGCTGCACCTGACAAGAATGAACAGCTGTAGGTGAGCTGGAGACATTTCTGGGTGTTCCTGAAGCAGTACTGTAAACGCTCTCAATCACGTGAACTTAACTGTGGTAGTTTGGGTTGTCTAGGTCTCCCCAGACAGCATGGCAGTATTGTGCAGGGTTTGGATTCAGAAGCAGGGGTCCTTGTTTTAGAGGGACTTAACAAGAGGGGCGGTTTTATCTCCACATCCTAGACATCCCATTCCTTTCCTGTGTGGTCTCCCTGCCATAGCCTTCTCTGCCTCTTCAGTCTTCCTGCACTCTTCAGCTTTCTCACTCTTCAGCCTCTGTCCCTGCTGCCAGGGCTCAGGATTCCCCTCTCACCTCATCTTCTTCAGGATTCCAAGCTCCCTTTGATACAGGATCTCCAATATGGCAGGTTTGGGTTTGGAGGGGTTGAGGATCCTGGGGACTAGGGAGGGTGAGGGAGGACGAACAC harbors:
- the LMLN2 gene encoding LOW QUALITY PROTEIN: leishmanolysin-like peptidase 2 (The sequence of the model RefSeq protein was modified relative to this genomic sequence to represent the inferred CDS: inserted 6 bases in 4 codons; substituted 12 bases at 12 genomic stop codons); the encoded protein is MFYTGAASSRCLHDETQXSLSLLGPPFSQLPPNLCSSSLTLPSPQDPQPLQTQTCHIGDPVSKGAWNPEEDEVRGESXALAAGTEAEEXESXRVQEDXRVPLKQGPLLLNPNPAQYCHAVWGDLDNPNYHRQKPHYWSIQKGGPGIQNTDFXLYVWVVHTSKCHQEGRIKSNPFSWLSIVAPTACCQLDXEDRPLADTTVYCTQHFPASATVSWSCHVSSATFHELLHALGFSGWLFQTWREGISPFSLRENYSTKQVTRRDEWGXLLSTTAXGQALGTGGGSLGASLEEEEGAVKCYLLPWGPLSSHWEVXLLQDCXMTATYGSAQCPRLDPITCCLQRLRLRPPWWSSGPTTCGNGAPGFFCTGSGLGCHYLRLDKXSCSPDPTLEDPCRFKPLIGGNECXKKGNGFPPGAENPHGEIYHPXSPRFLANLTSQLLPGDETRHPSRMPHVKEAELTGCCCLHQYLATMIFCSSCWLCXTNEVTNAITYKPVSLSIQDLLFQLSLGLVGPPGDSLGKEEXETLTEAVLQALVSREGTGREISPFMCYIHSPLITTSLVFTAHMWKSPGCQGSSVGMLTRALTFTLQKKPLEVSLWRSHPYHKIQ